In the Pyrococcus kukulkanii genome, one interval contains:
- a CDS encoding glycosyltransferase family 2 protein → MRSSLRIQSTFYLYILLVLGLLEIFPLWLVLQGILVFLFFMVFSGAIFYSLLMLATRRSYPFEVPDDPSTPLDPLVYVLIPAHNEESVIRATVTSVLNQDYKNMRVFLINDNSTDGTLEIFREFEKKDKRVVVINVPPERGRKKPKALNYALEIISIAFPKPEFVFILDADYIIPRDAIRKLVRIMEKAPNYVIGIQGNVRPRNWKKNFITKFITLERLVGFNVAIEGDMKFNENGKNGGTVVLIRYKHLSSLGFFNEDVVTEDTELWARAFISGYRFWYYHGVIGWEEAVEDVRHYIKQRSRWAQGHFQVMVDYYWPVIRGASSIPEAFIEHFYLLSYLVPVFWFSSIVLNSYLMLVEHPPSSIIPPKVSLTLAALSFLLFWLSVAYSNWIEKKRTGYCVNWGFVLAYPLYFIIFVVFSVIYTTRGLIRLMMGKLQWEKTKRFT, encoded by the coding sequence ATGAGATCTTCCTTGAGAATTCAGTCAACGTTCTATCTATACATCCTCTTAGTCCTCGGGTTATTGGAGATATTCCCTCTCTGGCTTGTTTTGCAAGGCATACTTGTTTTTCTGTTTTTCATGGTCTTTTCTGGTGCGATCTTTTACTCCCTTCTAATGCTGGCCACTAGAAGGAGCTATCCCTTTGAAGTACCTGATGATCCCTCTACTCCTCTCGATCCGCTCGTTTACGTGCTTATACCTGCTCACAATGAAGAGTCCGTAATTAGAGCTACGGTAACATCCGTATTAAATCAGGACTATAAGAACATGCGAGTGTTCCTGATAAACGACAACTCAACTGATGGAACCCTTGAAATCTTCAGGGAATTTGAGAAAAAGGATAAGAGGGTCGTCGTTATAAACGTACCGCCAGAAAGGGGAAGAAAAAAGCCTAAGGCATTGAACTATGCACTTGAGATAATAAGCATAGCCTTCCCGAAGCCTGAGTTCGTGTTCATACTCGATGCGGACTACATAATACCCCGGGACGCAATAAGAAAACTTGTGAGAATAATGGAAAAGGCTCCAAACTACGTTATTGGAATCCAGGGGAATGTGAGACCTAGAAACTGGAAGAAAAACTTCATAACCAAGTTCATAACACTTGAAAGGCTCGTTGGTTTTAACGTTGCCATAGAGGGAGATATGAAGTTCAATGAAAATGGTAAGAATGGGGGTACAGTGGTTCTTATTAGATATAAACACCTGTCAAGTCTGGGATTCTTCAATGAGGATGTTGTTACCGAGGATACAGAGCTCTGGGCTAGGGCTTTCATATCTGGATACAGGTTCTGGTACTATCATGGCGTTATAGGATGGGAGGAAGCTGTTGAAGATGTGAGACACTATATAAAGCAGAGATCAAGATGGGCTCAGGGTCACTTTCAGGTTATGGTAGACTACTACTGGCCTGTTATTAGAGGAGCCTCAAGCATCCCCGAGGCATTCATAGAACACTTTTACCTGTTGAGTTACTTAGTTCCAGTTTTCTGGTTCTCATCCATCGTGCTCAATTCCTACTTAATGCTCGTGGAACACCCACCTTCCTCAATAATCCCTCCCAAAGTTTCCCTGACGTTGGCTGCTCTCTCATTCCTTTTGTTTTGGCTTTCGGTAGCGTATTCTAACTGGATCGAAAAGAAGAGAACAGGATACTGTGTTAATTGGGGTTTTGTTCTCGCATATCCCCTATATTTCATTATATTTGTGGTATTTTCCGTTATTTACACTACGAGAGGGCTTATTAGGCTGATGATGGGAAAGTTGCAGTGGGAGAAAACCAAGAGATTTACTTAG
- a CDS encoding NAD(P)/FAD-dependent oxidoreductase: MKYDVVIIGAGPAGLFAAYELAEKSDLSILVIEEGGDVDQRVCPMYELGYCVGCKPCHIMSGVGGAGGLSDGTVNLRPDIGGDLTELTNDENYSWQLVWEVDQILLKHGAPRNLYKGDPDQIRYWERRAAQAGVKFIPIIQRHIGSDHTPRVIKSIKQYLESKGVKFMLWTRALEFNEGWVKVQRGKDIFTIEAKYIIVAPGRGGAEWFHDVAEKIGLKARHGPIDVGVRVEVPAIIMEPITSINHDPKFHIYTDTYDDFVRTFCTNPYGFVVEERYDSYVGVNGHSMREKKSNNTNFAFLTRIELTEPVEDTTAYGRSIAQLATTIGGGKPIIQRLGDLRRGRRSTWSRIRKSDVEPTLKHVTPGDIAMALPHRVVTNIIEGLEKLDKVIPGVASDHTLLYAPEIKYYAMKVEVNELLETSIENVFAAGDGAGLSRDIVNAAATGIMAARGILVKEGLFNLKDFKKPGNWKQKIESLESESA; this comes from the coding sequence ATGAAGTATGATGTTGTTATAATAGGGGCGGGTCCTGCAGGCCTTTTTGCGGCTTATGAACTTGCCGAAAAGAGCGATCTAAGCATTCTAGTTATCGAAGAAGGTGGAGATGTCGATCAGAGAGTCTGTCCAATGTACGAGCTCGGCTACTGCGTTGGGTGCAAGCCCTGCCACATAATGAGCGGCGTTGGAGGGGCTGGGGGACTAAGTGATGGAACAGTGAACCTAAGACCGGACATCGGTGGGGATCTTACGGAGTTAACGAACGATGAGAATTATTCTTGGCAACTCGTTTGGGAAGTTGATCAGATACTCCTCAAGCACGGTGCCCCCAGGAACCTGTACAAAGGAGATCCAGACCAAATAAGGTACTGGGAAAGGAGGGCCGCTCAGGCTGGAGTTAAGTTCATCCCAATAATCCAGAGGCACATCGGCAGTGATCACACTCCCAGGGTAATTAAGAGCATTAAGCAGTACTTGGAGAGCAAGGGAGTAAAGTTCATGCTCTGGACAAGGGCTTTAGAGTTCAATGAAGGCTGGGTCAAGGTTCAGAGGGGCAAAGATATCTTCACGATAGAGGCTAAGTACATAATTGTGGCCCCAGGAAGGGGAGGTGCCGAGTGGTTCCATGACGTTGCTGAGAAGATCGGGCTGAAGGCGAGGCATGGACCGATAGACGTTGGAGTTAGGGTCGAGGTTCCGGCCATTATAATGGAGCCGATAACGAGCATAAACCATGATCCTAAGTTCCACATCTACACAGACACCTACGATGACTTCGTGAGGACTTTCTGTACTAACCCGTACGGCTTCGTGGTTGAGGAAAGGTACGATAGTTACGTTGGTGTAAACGGCCATTCAATGAGGGAGAAGAAGAGTAACAACACGAACTTCGCCTTTCTAACTAGGATAGAGCTTACGGAGCCTGTGGAAGATACAACGGCCTACGGGAGGAGTATAGCCCAATTAGCAACAACAATAGGAGGAGGAAAGCCAATAATCCAGCGTTTAGGGGATTTAAGGAGAGGAAGGAGGAGCACGTGGTCAAGAATAAGAAAAAGCGATGTAGAGCCAACGCTCAAGCACGTGACCCCAGGGGATATAGCAATGGCCCTCCCCCACCGGGTAGTCACTAATATAATTGAGGGGCTTGAGAAGCTCGACAAGGTAATTCCTGGGGTTGCAAGTGACCATACCCTCCTCTACGCCCCAGAGATAAAGTACTATGCAATGAAAGTTGAGGTAAATGAGTTGCTTGAGACGAGCATAGAGAACGTATTCGCTGCGGGAGATGGGGCTGGATTAAGTAGGGACATCGTAAACGCCGCTGCAACTGGAATCATGGCAGCGAGGGGCATATTGGTGAAAGAAGGTCTTTTCAACCTCAAGGACTTTAAGAAGCCTGGGAACTGGAAGCAAAAAATAGAGAGTTTAGAATCTGAATCAGCTTGA
- the guaB gene encoding IMP dehydrogenase — MGKFVEKLENAIRGYTFDDVLLIPQATEVEPKDVDVSTQITPNIKLNIPILSAAMDTVTEWEMAVAMAREGGLGVIHRNMSIEEQVEQVKRVKKAERFIVEDVITISPDETVEFALFLMEKHDIDGLPVVEDGRVVGIISKTDIAAREGRTVRELMTKDVITVPENIDVEEALKIMMENRIERLPVVNEEGKLIGLITMSDLVARKKYKNAVRDENGELLVAAAVSPFDIKRAIALDKAGVDVIVVDTAHAHNLRAIKAMKEMRSRVDADFIVGNIANPKAVDDLTFADAVKVGIGPGSICTTRVVAGVGVPQITAIAMVADRAQEYGLYVIADGGIKYSGDIVKAIAAGADAVMLGNLLAGTKEAPGKEVIINGRKYKQYRGMGSLGAMMKGGAERYYQGGYMKTRKFVPEGVEGVVPYRGTVSEVLYQLVGGLRAGMGYVGARNIKELKEKGEFVIITSAGLKESHPHDIIITNEAPNYPLER, encoded by the coding sequence ATGGGAAAATTCGTTGAGAAGCTCGAGAATGCAATTAGGGGATACACGTTTGATGATGTTCTCCTAATTCCACAGGCTACAGAGGTTGAGCCGAAAGATGTCGACGTTTCTACGCAAATTACCCCCAACATAAAGCTGAACATCCCAATTCTAAGCGCGGCGATGGATACCGTGACTGAATGGGAAATGGCGGTAGCAATGGCTCGAGAGGGTGGCTTGGGAGTTATACACAGGAACATGAGCATAGAGGAGCAGGTTGAGCAGGTAAAAAGGGTGAAGAAAGCCGAGAGGTTCATAGTTGAGGACGTAATCACAATAAGCCCAGATGAAACCGTGGAATTTGCTCTCTTCTTAATGGAAAAGCATGACATCGATGGCCTGCCAGTGGTTGAGGATGGGAGGGTCGTTGGAATAATAAGCAAGACCGATATCGCCGCAAGGGAGGGAAGAACCGTTAGAGAGCTAATGACCAAGGACGTAATAACAGTCCCTGAGAACATCGATGTTGAGGAAGCGTTGAAGATAATGATGGAAAACAGAATAGAGCGGCTACCAGTTGTCAACGAAGAAGGGAAGCTCATCGGCCTCATAACGATGAGCGACTTAGTTGCAAGGAAGAAGTACAAGAACGCAGTGAGGGATGAAAACGGTGAGCTGCTAGTTGCTGCAGCCGTAAGCCCCTTTGACATAAAGAGGGCCATAGCCCTGGATAAGGCTGGAGTTGACGTTATAGTTGTTGATACAGCTCACGCTCACAATCTCAGGGCTATAAAAGCTATGAAAGAAATGAGGTCAAGGGTTGATGCAGACTTCATAGTCGGCAACATAGCTAATCCAAAGGCAGTAGATGACCTAACGTTTGCAGATGCAGTTAAAGTTGGAATTGGGCCCGGAAGCATATGCACAACCAGGGTCGTTGCCGGAGTCGGAGTGCCTCAGATAACGGCCATTGCAATGGTCGCTGACAGAGCCCAAGAGTACGGATTGTACGTTATAGCCGATGGAGGGATAAAGTATTCCGGAGATATAGTCAAGGCCATTGCTGCAGGAGCCGATGCCGTAATGCTCGGCAACCTGCTCGCTGGAACAAAGGAGGCCCCAGGTAAGGAAGTAATAATAAACGGGAGGAAGTACAAGCAGTACAGAGGGATGGGATCTCTAGGGGCAATGATGAAGGGAGGAGCGGAAAGGTACTACCAGGGAGGCTACATGAAGACGAGGAAGTTCGTTCCAGAAGGCGTTGAAGGGGTCGTCCCCTACAGAGGGACAGTCAGCGAGGTGCTGTATCAATTGGTAGGAGGTCTAAGGGCAGGAATGGGGTACGTCGGGGCAAGAAACATAAAAGAACTAAAGGAGAAGGGCGAGTTCGTGATAATAACTTCAGCAGGATTAAAAGAAAGCCATCCCCACGATATAATAATCACCAACGAAGCCCCAAACTATCCGCTGGAAAGGTAG
- a CDS encoding regulator of amino acid metabolism, contains ACT domain protein, with the protein MIHILEEYFKNYPARRKVVEFLWNAGLSVRDGKIYIRGVEVPITGIAQATGVNRKIVYHTIEYIESKPALRILFENLSPRSSLISIAPLMGWEVLELTIQKESYERVLAKVLQILAERGIRVVEVFGSNPYEERSKAYLVIEGVLPFDVIASMRSEGALEKIVIHTPERNKERMICPKCEVKYCPRKVIFTPES; encoded by the coding sequence ATGATACACATCCTTGAGGAGTACTTCAAGAATTATCCAGCAAGGAGGAAGGTTGTTGAGTTTCTCTGGAATGCTGGACTGTCAGTGAGGGATGGAAAGATCTACATCAGGGGAGTTGAAGTTCCAATCACGGGGATAGCTCAAGCCACCGGAGTAAACAGAAAGATAGTCTATCACACCATAGAGTACATAGAGTCAAAACCAGCGTTGAGAATACTCTTCGAGAACCTCTCTCCTAGGTCGAGCTTAATTTCAATAGCCCCTCTCATGGGCTGGGAAGTGCTCGAGCTCACGATACAAAAAGAATCATATGAGAGAGTCCTTGCTAAGGTTCTCCAGATCCTGGCCGAGAGGGGGATAAGGGTTGTTGAGGTATTTGGGAGCAACCCTTACGAAGAGAGAAGTAAGGCCTATCTCGTTATAGAGGGAGTACTTCCCTTTGATGTCATAGCATCCATGAGAAGTGAAGGGGCGTTGGAGAAGATAGTCATCCACACACCCGAGAGGAATAAAGAGAGGATGATATGTCCGAAGTGTGAAGTCAAATATTGCCCTAGGAAAGTTATCTTCACCCCAGAATCCTAA
- a CDS encoding metallophosphoesterase — MRVLAITDIHGNYREVKTLAGELDDFDVILIAGDITHFGNGREAEKILSPLLGTGKPLLAVMGNCDGRDVLKTLEKLGISVHNKRVEVRGVGIVGFGGSNVTPFSTIWEFSDEEIYESLRRNYKEGDIILTHAPPYGTKLDKTFSGVHTGSRGLRKFIEENQPPLCICGHIHEGRGVERIGRTIAVNPGPLSRGYYAMVDLEKLEVELKKIS, encoded by the coding sequence ATGAGAGTCCTTGCTATAACTGATATACACGGGAACTACCGAGAAGTTAAGACACTAGCGGGGGAGCTTGATGATTTTGATGTGATTTTAATAGCCGGTGATATCACCCACTTTGGCAACGGCAGGGAGGCTGAAAAAATATTATCCCCTCTCCTTGGAACTGGAAAGCCCCTCTTGGCTGTTATGGGAAACTGTGATGGAAGGGATGTCCTTAAAACATTGGAGAAACTGGGAATAAGCGTCCATAATAAGAGGGTCGAAGTTAGAGGCGTGGGAATAGTTGGATTCGGTGGCTCGAATGTAACTCCATTCTCAACAATATGGGAGTTTTCGGATGAGGAAATTTACGAGTCCCTAAGGAGGAACTATAAGGAGGGGGACATTATTCTAACCCACGCTCCTCCGTACGGTACGAAGCTTGACAAAACTTTTTCAGGAGTTCATACTGGGAGTAGGGGACTAAGGAAGTTTATCGAAGAAAATCAGCCACCTCTATGTATCTGCGGTCACATCCATGAAGGTAGGGGAGTAGAAAGAATTGGAAGGACAATAGCTGTTAATCCCGGTCCGCTTTCACGGGGATACTATGCCATGGTGGACTTGGAGAAGCTGGAGGTCGAGCTCAAGAAAATATCTTAA
- the ttuA gene encoding tRNA-5-methyluridine(54) 2-sulfurtransferase, whose protein sequence is MKCKFCSKEAYIKLHYPKMYLCIDHFIEYFERKVERTIERYRLLQKDENVLVAVSGGKDSAVTAYVLNKLGYNIECLHINLGIGEYSEKSEEFAKKQCDLIGAPLHIVRIKEILGYGIGEVKTRRPPCSYCGLTKRYIMNKFAYDNGFDVIATGHNLDDEASFLLNNILHWNTEYLAKGGPLLPGEGKFVKKVKPLYELTEREVVAYALAVGLEYIVEECPHAKGATTLDMKAILNELEEKRPGTKFMFVRGYLKKRELFEIEVERKELRECKVCGMPSSGEICAFCRFWGLKEPLNFKVGRDEGDL, encoded by the coding sequence GTGAAATGCAAATTTTGCTCAAAAGAGGCCTATATAAAGCTTCATTATCCCAAGATGTACCTTTGCATTGATCATTTCATTGAATACTTTGAGAGGAAAGTGGAGAGGACGATAGAGAGATACAGGCTCCTTCAAAAGGATGAAAATGTCCTAGTAGCGGTAAGTGGGGGTAAAGATTCTGCGGTTACGGCTTACGTTCTTAACAAGCTTGGTTACAATATTGAGTGCCTCCACATAAACCTTGGTATAGGAGAATACTCGGAGAAGAGTGAGGAGTTCGCAAAGAAGCAGTGCGATCTAATTGGTGCTCCGCTCCATATAGTTAGGATAAAAGAGATCTTGGGGTATGGAATAGGGGAGGTAAAAACAAGGAGACCCCCATGCTCTTACTGTGGGTTAACGAAGAGGTACATAATGAATAAGTTTGCTTACGACAACGGCTTTGATGTAATAGCCACAGGGCACAACCTAGATGATGAAGCTTCGTTCCTCCTTAATAACATACTACACTGGAACACCGAGTATCTAGCGAAAGGGGGTCCCCTGCTTCCTGGAGAGGGCAAATTTGTCAAAAAGGTCAAACCTCTCTACGAGCTCACGGAGAGGGAAGTTGTGGCCTATGCCCTTGCAGTTGGCCTAGAGTATATTGTTGAGGAATGCCCCCACGCAAAGGGGGCAACCACCCTTGACATGAAAGCAATCCTCAATGAGCTCGAGGAGAAGAGGCCCGGAACGAAGTTCATGTTCGTGAGGGGTTACCTCAAAAAGAGAGAGCTGTTCGAGATCGAAGTAGAGAGAAAGGAGTTAAGAGAATGCAAGGTTTGTGGAATGCCGTCGAGTGGGGAAATTTGTGCCTTCTGTAGGTTCTGGGGGCTGAAAGAACCCCTTAATTTTAAGGTGGGTCGTGATGAGGGTGATCTCTGA
- a CDS encoding acylphosphatase, which produces MGIVRAHLRIYGRVQGVGFRWSMQREARKLGINGWVRNLPDGSVEAVLEGEEERVEALIGWAHQGPPLARVTRVEIQWEEPKGERGFRILG; this is translated from the coding sequence ATGGGAATCGTTAGGGCTCACTTGAGAATATACGGCAGGGTTCAGGGGGTCGGGTTCAGGTGGAGCATGCAGAGAGAAGCTAGGAAACTTGGTATAAATGGCTGGGTAAGGAATTTACCTGATGGAAGCGTTGAGGCCGTGCTTGAAGGGGAAGAGGAAAGGGTTGAGGCTTTAATAGGATGGGCTCACCAAGGGCCCCCGCTGGCCAGGGTTACCAGGGTGGAGATACAGTGGGAAGAACCCAAGGGAGAAAGGGGGTTTAGGATTCTGGGGTGA